The proteins below come from a single Juglans regia cultivar Chandler chromosome 12, Walnut 2.0, whole genome shotgun sequence genomic window:
- the LOC108980875 gene encoding GTPase-activating protein GYP1-like: MRSNSHNNEEDQRKKESTISGLDSRFNQTLRNVQGLLKGRSIPGKILLTRRSDPSLQEPSPEYERSSSFKDASSSDRMAKAVEEEVQSTSNPNKNINVNQLKTSTSNIENTSKEVQKSAMGARATDSARVMKFTKVLSGTTVILENLHELAWSGVPDYMRPDIWRLLLGYAPPNSDRREGVLRRKRLEYLDCVSQCYDIPDSDRSDDEINMLRQIAVDCPRTVPDVSFFQEPQVQKSLERILYTWAIRHPASGYVQGINDLATPFLVVFLSEYLEGGMDGWSISNLSPEKISNMEADCYWCLSNLLDGMQDHYTFAQPGIQRLVFKLKELVRRIDEPVSRHMEEQGLEFLQFAFRWFNCLLIREIPFHLVTRLWDTYLAEGDALPDFLVYIFASFLLTWSDKLQKLDFQELVMFLQHLPTQNWTHPELEMVLSRAFMWHSMFNNSPSHLAN, from the exons ATGAGGAGCAACAGCCATAACAACGAAGAAGATCAGCGCAAGAAAGAAAGCACTATCTCCGGCTTAGATTCGAGATTCAACCAGACCCTCAGAAATGTTCAAGG GTTGCTCAAAGGCCGAAGTATTCCTGGTAAAATTTTACTGACTAGAAGATCAGATCCAAGCTTACAAGAACCTTCTCCTGAGTATGAAAGGAGCTCCTCATTCAAGGATGCTAGTTCAAGTGATCGCATGGCCAAGGCAGTAGAG GAAGAAGTCCAGAGTACAAGCAATCCAAATAAGAACATAAATGTCAATCAGTTGAAAACATCAACctcaaatattgaaaatacatCCAAAGAAGTTCAGAAATCTGCTATGGGTGCTAGAGCTACAGATTCTGCAAGGGTTATGAAATTCACCAAGGTGCTCTCTGGGACAACAGTCATATTAG AGAATTTGCATGAGTTAGCTTGGAGTGGAGTACCAGATTATATGCGACCTGATATCTGGAGGCTTCTCTTG GGATATGCACCACCTAATTCAGATAGAAGGGAGGGAGTTCTAAGAAGAAAGCGCCTCGAGTATCTCGACTGTGTTTCTCAGTGTTATGACATTCCAGATAGTGACAGATCAGACGATGAGATCAACATGCTTCGCCAG ATTGCTGTTGATTGTCCACGAACCGTACCTGATGTCTCTTTCTTCCAGGAACCACAAGTTCAGAAATCCTTGGAGCGCATCCTTTATACAtg GGCCATTCGGCATCCTGCAAGTGGATATGTTCAGGGAATAAATGATTTAGCTACTCCCTTTCTAGTTGTTTTCTTGTCAGAATACTTGGAAGGGGGCATGGATGGCTGGTCAATCTCTAATTTATCTCCTGAAAAAATCTCTAACATGGAGGCCGATTGCTATTGGTGTCTATCGAACTTGCTTGATGGGATGCAAGACCATTACACATTTGCTCAACCAGGAATCCAAAGGCTGGTGTTTAAACTGAAGGAATTGGTTAGGCGGATTGATG AACCTGTTTCAAGACACATGGAGGAGCAAGGTCTGGAATTTCTTCAATTTGCTTTCCGCTGGTTCAACTGTCTTCTAATACGTGAG ATACCTTTCCATCTTGTCACTCGCCTGTGGGACACATATCTTGCGGAAGGAGATGCATTGCCAGATTTCCTTGTGTACATATTTGCCAGTTTTCTTTTAACG TGGTCAGATAAGCTTCAGAAGCTTGATTTCCAAGAATTAGTGATGTTCCTTCAACACCTTCCAACACAAAACTGGACTCACCCAGAACTTGAGATGGTGCTTTCAAGAGCATTCATGTGGCACAGTATGTTCAATAACTCTCCCAGCCACTTAGCTAATTAG